The following proteins are encoded in a genomic region of Dialister hominis:
- the panD gene encoding aspartate 1-decarboxylase: MTYTMMHGKIHRATVTEANLEYMGSITIDADLLDAAGILPGERVQICNNNNGARLETYTIAGKRGSGVICLNGAAARMAAVGDIVIIIAYAGMDEKEARGFVPKVVMVDGENHILRERGTEKERETV; the protein is encoded by the coding sequence ATGACTTATACAATGATGCATGGAAAAATCCACCGCGCAACCGTCACGGAAGCCAATCTTGAATACATGGGAAGCATCACGATCGATGCTGACCTTCTCGATGCTGCAGGCATCCTTCCCGGCGAACGCGTGCAGATCTGCAACAACAATAACGGCGCGCGCCTTGAGACGTATACCATTGCCGGAAAAAGAGGAAGCGGCGTCATCTGCCTGAACGGTGCTGCGGCACGCATGGCTGCCGTCGGCGATATCGTCATCATCATCGCTTATGCCGGCATGGATGAAAAAGAAGCCAGAGGCTTTGTCCCGAAAGTCGTCATGGTCGATGGCGAAAATCATATCCTTCGCGAAAGAGGCACGGAAAAGGAAAGAGAAACCGTCTGA
- the panC gene encoding pantoate--beta-alanine ligase encodes MMIICHEIGELKDFVRRCKKEGKSIGLVTTMGALHEGHASLIRAARKENDIVITTVFVNPTQFGPNEDYDAYPRRLEKDSALAEACGADLLFAPAPSAMYPHEEMTWVEVTGHVTMILCGRTRPIHFRGVATVCAKFFNLTECDRAYYGLKDAQQTQVLQRMVKDLFMNVELRLMPIVREEDGLAKSSRNVYLSQEERKAALVLSRSLAHAKEAFQKGERNKDALLTIVKNEIEEEPMSDINYVEMYEMPGLAELPETIEGNALLAVAVRFGKTRLIDNVILEAE; translated from the coding sequence ATGATGATTATCTGCCATGAAATTGGCGAACTGAAAGATTTCGTCCGCCGCTGTAAAAAAGAAGGAAAATCCATCGGACTCGTAACGACCATGGGCGCTCTCCATGAGGGACACGCTTCCCTCATCCGTGCCGCCAGAAAGGAAAACGACATCGTCATCACGACCGTCTTCGTCAATCCGACCCAGTTCGGCCCGAATGAAGACTATGACGCCTACCCCAGGAGGCTTGAAAAGGACAGTGCGCTTGCTGAAGCATGCGGAGCCGACCTTCTTTTTGCACCGGCTCCTTCTGCCATGTATCCGCACGAAGAGATGACCTGGGTCGAAGTCACCGGCCACGTGACGATGATCCTCTGCGGCCGCACGCGCCCGATCCATTTCAGGGGCGTCGCAACGGTCTGCGCCAAGTTCTTCAACCTGACCGAATGCGACCGCGCTTACTACGGCCTCAAGGATGCGCAGCAGACACAGGTCCTCCAGCGCATGGTCAAAGATCTTTTCATGAATGTGGAACTCCGCCTGATGCCGATCGTACGCGAGGAAGACGGCCTTGCCAAGAGCTCCAGGAACGTTTACCTCTCGCAGGAAGAAAGAAAGGCAGCTCTCGTCCTTTCAAGAAGCCTTGCCCACGCCAAAGAAGCTTTCCAGAAGGGCGAAAGAAACAAGGATGCCCTCCTGACTATCGTTAAAAATGAAATCGAAGAAGAGCCGATGAGCGACATCAATTACGTGGAAATGTATGAAATGCCCGGCCTTGCAGAGCTTCCTGAAACGATTGAAGGAAATGCCCTCCTTGCTGTCGCTGTCCGCTTCGGCAAGACAAGACTCATCGATAACGTAATCCTGGAGGCAGAATAA
- a CDS encoding ISL3 family transposase, translated as MLFYYHNEITFNCQYYRTENITNHPNPHCHTRVTSLRTARDFFCPHCHSRMHSYGAFSVLIKDFPDLPKQKKYIEFSGHRFCCTSCGETITEDIPCQCPFTRVTWDMALWIIHLLKCHTSISAISAMLSVHWSTIQKIQKHIMDKALAAFETCLKKSNYRPRYLAVDEFAIHKGHRYATCVMDLETGFILWAGLGRSMADFEHFFKSIGLSLLSRLKAVAMDMNASFNRLFQKYCPKVPIVYDRYHMQAQFGRDVMGAVRLEEAQKHRQEAEALKKYTKETNNPELQKMAREKSHEERKLYTELKKSRWILLKKDDHLNERQKTHLLDILSEHRDLAICYAMKKEMTRMFTLTDYEEALAGWTKWIQAGLESGIPALVKFARQKQKRIKGLAAHALYPINTGKLEGFNNKIKVLKRIGYGYRNMDYFFTLIRFHSLPKNYSSPKFP; from the coding sequence ATCACTTTTAATTGTCAATATTATCGCACAGAAAATATCACTAACCATCCAAATCCTCATTGCCATACCCGAGTTACCAGTCTACGGACTGCCAGAGATTTTTTTTGTCCGCACTGTCACTCCCGTATGCATAGTTATGGGGCTTTTTCTGTACTCATCAAGGATTTTCCAGATCTTCCTAAGCAAAAGAAGTATATAGAGTTCTCGGGGCACAGATTTTGCTGCACATCCTGCGGGGAGACCATAACGGAAGATATCCCCTGCCAATGCCCTTTCACACGCGTTACTTGGGATATGGCCTTGTGGATTATCCATCTGCTTAAGTGTCATACATCCATTTCTGCCATTTCGGCCATGCTCTCTGTACATTGGAGTACCATACAGAAAATACAAAAGCATATCATGGATAAGGCGTTGGCTGCCTTTGAAACCTGCCTGAAGAAAAGTAACTATCGCCCACGGTATTTAGCCGTAGATGAGTTCGCTATCCATAAGGGCCATCGCTATGCCACCTGCGTTATGGATTTGGAAACGGGATTCATCTTGTGGGCCGGCCTGGGTCGCTCCATGGCAGATTTTGAGCACTTCTTTAAGAGCATTGGCCTTTCGCTTCTTTCCAGGCTAAAAGCGGTGGCCATGGATATGAACGCATCCTTTAACAGGCTGTTCCAGAAATATTGTCCGAAGGTCCCCATCGTTTATGACCGGTACCATATGCAGGCACAGTTTGGGCGTGATGTTATGGGAGCCGTGCGCCTGGAGGAAGCACAAAAGCATAGGCAGGAAGCAGAAGCATTAAAGAAATATACGAAAGAAACTAATAATCCAGAGCTCCAGAAGATGGCCAGGGAAAAGAGCCATGAAGAAAGGAAGCTTTATACCGAATTAAAGAAATCCCGATGGATACTGTTAAAGAAGGACGACCACCTGAATGAAAGGCAGAAAACTCATCTGTTGGATATCCTGAGCGAGCATAGGGATTTGGCGATTTGTTATGCCATGAAGAAGGAGATGACTCGTATGTTCACATTGACTGACTATGAAGAAGCTCTCGCCGGATGGACAAAATGGATTCAGGCTGGACTGGAGAGCGGGATTCCTGCATTGGTGAAATTTGCCCGGCAAAAGCAGAAGCGAATCAAGGGACTGGCTGCTCATGCCCTGTATCCTATCAATACGGGGAAGCTTGAAGGATTCAATAATAAGATCAAGGTACTAAAAAGAATCGGATATGGGTACCGAAACATGGATTATTTCTTTACCCTTATCCGATTCCATTCTTTACCTAAAAATTATTCATCCCCCAAATTTCCGTGA
- a CDS encoding bile acid:sodium symporter family protein produces the protein MLEKLVHFCTRYMAAGVILAGVCGIIWPSLMKPFARYIPIFLGVIMFGMGMSLTPRDFKNVFDHPKNIALGTLFQFIFMPALAFALVKLFALPPAIAIGVILVGCCPGGTASNVISYIARADVALSVSMTMVNTILAPFVTPFLIWVTAGAWVDISFTSMMISIIEMVLLPLLSGVLLNIFFPKAVSKVTKITPMLSALVIIFTVGCVVSLSGRTILDSGLIILCVVILHNLGGMTLGYLAAKKAGMTKAQVRAMSIEVGMQNSGLASTLALMYFTAAGGIAGAIFSVWHNISGSLFASWCAGKDEEEEMAPAAETRSI, from the coding sequence ATGCTTGAAAAACTCGTTCATTTCTGCACCAGGTACATGGCTGCCGGCGTCATCCTTGCAGGCGTATGCGGCATCATATGGCCTTCCCTCATGAAGCCTTTTGCCCGTTATATCCCTATTTTCCTAGGTGTCATCATGTTCGGAATGGGCATGAGCCTTACGCCCCGCGACTTCAAGAACGTCTTCGATCATCCGAAGAACATTGCTCTCGGCACGCTCTTCCAGTTCATCTTCATGCCGGCGCTTGCCTTCGCGCTCGTTAAGCTCTTTGCTCTCCCGCCGGCGATTGCCATCGGCGTCATCCTCGTCGGATGCTGCCCGGGCGGCACGGCTTCCAATGTCATTTCCTACATTGCACGCGCCGATGTAGCGCTCTCTGTTTCCATGACAATGGTCAATACGATCCTCGCCCCCTTCGTGACACCCTTCCTGATCTGGGTCACCGCCGGCGCATGGGTCGATATCAGCTTCACATCCATGATGATTTCCATCATAGAAATGGTGCTTCTGCCCCTTCTTTCAGGCGTCCTTCTCAATATTTTCTTCCCGAAGGCCGTCTCGAAAGTCACGAAGATCACGCCGATGCTCTCTGCTCTCGTCATCATCTTCACCGTAGGATGCGTCGTATCCCTTTCCGGCCGTACGATTCTTGACAGCGGCCTCATCATCCTCTGCGTCGTCATCCTCCACAACCTTGGCGGCATGACACTCGGATACCTTGCGGCTAAGAAAGCAGGCATGACAAAAGCGCAGGTACGCGCGATGTCGATCGAGGTCGGCATGCAGAATTCCGGCCTTGCCTCCACGCTTGCCCTCATGTACTTCACGGCGGCCGGCGGCATCGCAGGTGCTATCTTCTCCGTATGGCACAACATTTCCGGATCCCTCTTCGCTTCCTGGTGTGCAGGAAAGGATGAAGAGGAGGAAATGGCTCCCGCCGCTGAGACAAGATCCATTTAA
- a CDS encoding alpha/beta hydrolase, translating to MNQKILRLAAAGLLGMILCGSSLPAYAAPAWTLPSEGVQMENTAKQAYIYKEMYGRFHPAASSAKPAVFEAPDGWTYTRYSQDGLVLEELTNPEGSGNRTVLQLHGGGYIGPLHNGYRNQGVRQAVLSNARDTYMVNYRLAPRHTYPAALDDAMTAYRFMLKKGYKPENIIVFGDSAGGNLALALSAKLKEEKLPQPALLILDSPWMTLETESPSRKESVKRDLVLGEINPGMFHEINHPTYAKGMNLSDPHLSPVYGDLTGFPPMLIQAGGYELFLDDGMKLAKKAAADNVKVTLTVYPGMSHDFALCLPELQDSIDSFAEIRDFINLNMKP from the coding sequence ATGAATCAGAAAATTCTCCGCCTGGCTGCTGCAGGCCTTCTCGGAATGATCCTTTGTGGCAGCAGCCTTCCCGCTTATGCTGCGCCGGCATGGACGCTCCCCTCTGAGGGCGTCCAGATGGAAAATACTGCCAAGCAGGCCTACATTTACAAGGAAATGTACGGACGCTTCCATCCTGCAGCCTCTTCTGCCAAGCCTGCTGTCTTCGAAGCTCCGGACGGATGGACTTACACCAGATATTCTCAGGACGGACTTGTCCTGGAAGAGCTGACAAACCCAGAAGGCTCAGGAAACCGCACCGTCCTTCAGCTTCATGGAGGCGGCTATATAGGTCCTCTTCACAATGGGTACCGGAATCAGGGCGTCCGTCAGGCTGTCCTTTCGAACGCGCGCGATACGTACATGGTGAACTACCGGCTCGCGCCAAGACATACATATCCGGCCGCTCTTGATGATGCCATGACTGCATACCGGTTCATGCTGAAGAAGGGATACAAGCCGGAAAATATCATTGTCTTCGGAGACTCTGCCGGAGGCAATCTGGCACTCGCCCTCTCCGCAAAGCTGAAGGAAGAAAAGCTTCCCCAGCCAGCGCTTCTCATCCTTGATTCGCCATGGATGACGCTGGAGACAGAATCCCCTTCCCGGAAGGAGAGCGTGAAGAGGGATCTTGTCCTGGGTGAAATCAATCCGGGCATGTTCCACGAAATCAATCACCCCACCTATGCAAAAGGCATGAATCTCTCCGACCCGCACCTCTCACCTGTTTACGGCGATCTCACAGGATTCCCGCCCATGCTGATTCAGGCAGGCGGCTATGAGCTTTTCCTTGATGACGGCATGAAGCTGGCGAAGAAAGCCGCTGCTGACAATGTCAAAGTGACGCTCACTGTCTATCCCGGCATGTCGCATGACTTTGCGCTCTGCCTGCCGGAGCTTCAGGACAGCATCGATTCCTTTGCAGAAATCCGTGACTTCATCAACCTGAACATGAAACCGTGA